In a genomic window of Telopea speciosissima isolate NSW1024214 ecotype Mountain lineage chromosome 5, Tspe_v1, whole genome shotgun sequence:
- the LOC122661953 gene encoding CRS2-associated factor 1, chloroplastic, which produces MALRTTPAAPPPFTIFVPKPPSHRPATEVRFSRWNNANAEKFIRHEREQKEIEDEIRRERRFKSASIIATNSGNDASTTSSDNETFKSFGTPSCPSRSSIPGKASKYSKKFNPDDTSSHSHPAFRRFSRSSKVPAVETDVGVSVGENGLAYRVPNAPFEFQYSYTETPKVKPLALREPPFAPFGPTTMPRPWTGRAPLPPSKKKLPEFDSFRLPPPHKKGVKPVQAPGPYLAGTGPKYVKSREEILGEPLTQEEIAELIQSCLKTRRQLNMGRDGLTHNMLENIHALWKRRRVCKIKCKGVCTVDMDNVRQQLEEKTGGIIIYSRGGVLFLFRGRNYNYRTRPRYPIMLWKPVTPVYPRLIQQVPEGLTLEEATEMRKIGRKLPSICKLAKNGVYSDLVKHVREAFEECDLVRINCEGMKGSDYKKIGAKLKDLVPCVLISFEHEHILVWRGRDWKSSLPKPVDDCKEAKESETYGAVSKAPNHADSLPTECKGTLQLCASTSSTNEVCLDTPDTSMCSLVSEDTKTEGTEDILSHPETDILPTAATLVGSTAMNIYEADSFSYSTRAVDDADESVAITGTTINNSNSTLTKSADDELEAMSVGAGHHLASVPASDGITTHDEFQDASNDSHHCKQLASPGLACTEGVKLLLQQAIENGSAVVLDDVCLDANTVYERAVSLAKAAPPGPVFKNRLKSVLVRKIEKQEPGDLKVEKIVAVSDKSKTIKKSSRIQRTKNFTEICPDIVPLGSLGVDEIAKLLA; this is translated from the exons atggcACTCAGAACGACTCCTGCTGCTCCTCCTCCCTTCACCATTTTCGTGCCAAAACCACCTTCTCATCGCCCCGCTACAGAAGTCCGCTTTTCCCGTTGGAATAACGCCAACGCTGAGAAATTCATCCGCCACGAACGCGAAcagaaagaaatcgaagacgaAATCCGACGCGAACGGAGGTTCAAATCTGCCTCCATAATCGCCACCAATTCCGGCAACGACGCATCAACCACATCCTCCGATAACGAAACCTTCAAGTCCTTTGGAACCCCTTCTTGTCCTTCTCGCTCTTCTATCCCCGGCAAGGCTTCAAAATACTCCAAAAAATTTAACCCTGACGATACTTCTTCCCATTCCCATCCAGCCTTCCGTCGATTCTCCAGAAGTTCGAAGGTCCCCGCAGTAGAGACGGACGTTGGTGTTTCCGTCGGAGAGAATGGACTCGCTTATCGAGTTCCAAACGCACCCTTTGAGTTTCAGTACAGTTATACTGAGACTCCAAAGGTCAAGCCCTTGGCGCTGCGAGAGCCACCGTTTGCACCTTTCGGCCCAACAACAATGCCTCGGCCATGGACTGGTCGAGCTCCGCTTCCCCCGAGTAAGAAGAAGTTACCAGAATTCGATTCCTTTCGATTGCCACCACCACATAAGAAGGGCGTGAAGCCTGTGCAGGCACCTGGCCCATATCTGGCTGGCACGGGACCTAAGTATGTCAAGTCCAGGGAGGAGATTTTGGGTGAGCCCTTGACGCAGGAGGAGATTGCAGAGCTTATCCAGAGTTGCCTAAAAACCAGGCGGCAGTTAAATATGG GTAGAGATGGTTTGACACACAATATGTTAGAAAACATACACGCTCTTTGGAAACGGCGGAGAGTGTGCAAAATAAAATGCAAAGGGGTCTGCACAGTTGACATGGACAATGTTCGCCAACAATTAGAG GAGAAAACTGGAGGGATAATTATTTACAGTAGAGGAGGGGTGTTATTCCTGTTCCGTGGCAGAAATTACAATTATAGGACTCGCCCACGCTATCCTATTATGCTGTGGAAACCTGTTACCCCAGTTTATCCAAGGTTGATTCAACAGGTTCCAGAGGGTCTAACACTGGAAGAGGCAACAGAGATGCGCAAGATTGGGCGGAAATTACCGTCAATATGCAAGCTTG CTAAAAATGGTGTCTACTCTGACTTGGTCAAACATGTCAGAGAAGCATTCGAAGAATGTGACTTGGTCCGGATAAATTGTGAGGGAATGAAGGGAAGTGACTACAAGAAAATAGGTGCTAAACTCAAG GATCTTGTCCCATGTGTTCTTATATCATTTGAACACGAGCACATTCTTGTGTGGAGGGGAAGAGATTGGAAATCGTCCCTCCCCAAACCAGTAGATGACTGTAAGGAAGCCAAGGAATCTGAGACATATGGTGCTGTTTCTAAAGCACCCAATCATGCTGATTCATTGCCTACAGAATGCAAAGGGACATTGCAGTTATGCGCTTCAACAAGCTCAACTAATGAGGTTTGTCTTGACACACCTGATACAAGCATGTGTTCTTTGGTGAGTGAAGATACAAAAACGGAAGGAACAGAGGATATTCTATCTCATCCTGAAACGGATATTCTGCCTACAGCAGCTACTCTAGTGGGTTCAACTGCAATGAACATCTATGAAGCTGACTCGTTTTCATATAGTACGAGGGCTGTTGATGATGCTGATGAATCTGTGGCTATCACTGGTACAACTATCAACAATTCTAATTCCACACTTACTAAGAGTGCTGATGATGAATTAGAAGCTATGTCAGTGGGTGCTGGACATCATCTTGCATCTGTTCCTGCATCTGATGGCATAACAACTCATGATGAGTTTCAAGATGCATCAAATGATTCACATCACTGCAAGCAGCTTGCAAGCCCTGGTTTGGCTTGCACAGAGGGAGTTAAACTACTTCTACAGCAAGCTATTGAGAACGGAAGTGCTGTTGTACTGGATGATGTGTGTTTGGATGCTAACACTGTTTATGAAAGAGCAGTTTCTCTTGCCAAGGCTGCTCCACCTGGGCCTGTTTTCAAGAACAGACTAAAAAGCGTCTTGGTCCGGAAGATTGAGAAGCAAGAACCTGGTGATTTGAAGGTTGAGAAAATTGTTGCAGTTTCAGATAAGAGCAAAACCATCAAGAAGAGTTCAAGAATTCAAAGAACGAAAAATTTCACTGAAATTTGTCCTGATATTGTACCACTTGGGAGCCTCGGAGTAGATGAAATTGCTAAGCTATTAGCTTAA